A window of Ruminiclostridium herbifermentans genomic DNA:
GGTCATTGAACTTGAACCGTCGTATAAATCAAAGGAAATCAAAGTTTTCCCGCTTCTTAATTCCTTTGTTTCAATATTTGATATTTCACCCTTTATAGCAACCCTACCTTCATCTGGGGTTATTTCAGTAATTTTTATTATATTCTCTTTTATATTAGCACTCCTGCCTAATATCAAAGGTGTATCTTCTTTCTTTTCCCCACTTCCCACTTTATCATCATGTTTTGCTGTTGGAGTCTCCTTAGGTAATTCAGGAGAATTATTGATTGCTGCAGCTTGGGTTTGTTCCTTAATAAGCTGATGTTCTTTTTCACGGGACTCCTCTTGAAGTCTCTTTAATTCATTACTATCTACCTTATCAAAAAAGTTAATTTTATATGTTGAACCATAGAGGTTTTTAATGGCATTACTGATTTTTTTATCATAATTCATACCAGTTAAAACCTCTGATGCCACAATATTAAAATTAAAATTAATTACATTATTAATTACTTCATATTGAGTATTTTTCATTACAGCTTTTAATAGAGGGTGTTTTTCTGACATAGCAAATAAAATATCCTCAAGTTCCTTTTCAATAGGCTTTTTATCAATTCCCTCAGCATACTCTACAGATATTTTAGAATCATTTAATGAAAATCTTTTTTTTAAAAATTTATTAAGGCCTTCTATTCTTTTTACGTCAATATATTTATCAGAGCTTAATTTAATCTCAAGAATTTTGCTTTTCTTCTTCAAAACAGCAGCTTCTACAGTTGCTGTACTTAAATTGCCCTCTGCATTAAAATCACTAAAAATTTCACAAACCTTTCTCAATTTAAACCTCCATCCAAAACCAATCAAAAATCACTTGTGATTTTTGCAGCTCGAAAACACACTGTGTTCGCACAAACTTTATTTTCGAGTTAGTCAAGCTGAACCTCCATTTTGTTTATACCTTAAATAAAACAAATAGTAATTTAATAGCATATAGCCATTACTTGATTGCCCAAAGACTCGAAAATGCACTATGTTTGTACAATCTTTATTTTCGAGTTTTTCAAGCTATACCTTCATCTAGCTGATACTGCTGACAACACAAATAATAATTAAAAGCATATAGTCATTACTTGATTGCTCAAAAACTAGAAAATGCTCCATGTTTGTACAAACTTTATTTTCGAGTTATCTTCTAATAAAATGTATGTACTTATTATATAAGATTGTACTATCTTTGTCATGTAAATAAAGCAACCATAAATATTTATATAATACGCCTAATTTCCCCAATATTTTAATCAAGTTTTCCGACTGCGAACCATCGATAATCCTACCATACCAATAGATTTTATGTGTAAAGTTTAAGCAAGTAATAAATAAACCCTGTATGAGAATAATATATTCATCGTTGTTTTATGAGATTTTCTTGCAGCTTATAAAAAAATATAGATATCAAAACATTCTATTTAGGTGGCGATACTAATAAATAGTATATATAACAAGTTCCGATTTTTTATATTTTCATATTAGGCACTCATGTTAAGCATTTCTGGAATGTATACAATGTATATTCTTGAAATTGGCTTTACAAAAAAAGAAATAAGCTTCGCAGTTTCAATATTTACTATCTCTTCATTAATAGGACAAAATTTAATTGGTTTTATCGCCGATCGTTACAAATGTTCAAAAAGAATACTTGTTATTTCAATTTGCATTGGAGTATCTGCAGCAGTTTCGATGGCTTTATCTAAGCAAATTCTATTTATAAATTCTATGATAGCAATATGGGGATTCTTTTTGTTTGGAACTGTTCCATTGTCAGACGCATGGTTTATAGAAGTTCTTAAAAAACACAATAGAGAAAATGATTATGGCAAAATTCGTGGTCTCGGTTCAATAGGCTATGCCCTGTCGGGAGTTCTTATTGGTTACTTACTTCAAACTTTGGGCTGGGGAATATATTTTTTCTATATAATAATAAGTACTTGTTTTCTGCTTCTTTCAATACTTATTCTTACTTTTGACAAAAAATCTAATCCAATTAGAGCAGAAGCTGATATAAATGATACTATAGCACAAATTTCTATAAAGGAAGGACTATCCCAAATATTAGCCATTAAACCGTTGAGATCAATGATACTGATTCTTTTCTCATATTATTTTGTTGTTAAAGGAATATATTCATATCTAGGTGTATTGCTTTCTGATTTAGGTGGCGGCCCTCTAAGTTTAGGAATAGCTTATTTTCTTGAGGCAGCTCCCGAAATTATATCATTTTTTCTTGCCGCAAGGCTGTTAACAAGGTTTAAGAGTCAAGGTCTGATTTTTATTTCCTTTATAATTCAGATCATTAGACTTACTTTAATCCTAATTTTCAGCAACACCCTTGTAATTATGCTGCTTGGTATGTTATCAGGACTTGCTTATGGTATGCAGTCAGCAGCATATAAAACCTATATATATAAGCTAGCTCCTGAAAAGTACAAAATAAGCTGCTTAAGCATCAGTGAGTCAATCATAAGTCTGTCAGGTGTCATTAGTGCTCCTATATTTGGAGCTGTAATTATTAAATATGGTGCTTATTCAGCTATAGCAATGGGACTAGCAATTGATATCATTGTGGCAATAATTGTTGCATTAAATTTATTGAGAAACAAATAGCGTAAGTAATCAAAGTCATTTTCTTTTAAATAGTCAAAAACTTATTTGGAAAATATGTAATATTTAAACATAAATATGAAATAATATAATTATAGAATTTAATTTTAAGGGGGAGATATTCATGGATTTAATTAAGAGTTACAGTTTAGTTAAAAGTCAGTATGGCTATGACCTTGTTCTCTATTTTGAAGCAGGGAATATGGATACGGAATTTGCTGGTGACTTTGGTGAACTTGATAAAGACAATAGTAGTCTCAATCAAAACATAATACAAAGTATTTACGAAAAATTTCCAGACATAGAAATTAACACAGTTAAGGTTATGATTGACTCTGTACTTCTTTCATCCTTTGTAATGACACCATCCCCTTCTATTAACATAAGTAATATAACGTAATACGTAACGTTTTATATAATTCATTCAAAAGGCCTATTATTAAACCAACTCCCATAAGTTAGCACGAAAAACTAACCAGTGGAAGTTGGTTTTTTATTGTCTATATAGTTTCGAATTTAAATAAGGTAATTAAGCTTGTATGCTTTGATCAAGTGTTAATCTTTTCTACCATAATATGAAAAAGTGTAATAATTTTCTAAATATTTGAAATACTAAATTTAACTAATTAATTTAAGGGGGAGATACCAATGGATTTAATTAAAAGCTATAGCTTAGTTGATAGTCAAGAAGGCTGCGACCTTATTCTATATTTCGAGGCAGGAGATTTGGATGTTGAGTTTGCAAGCGAATTTGGCGGACTTGAAAAGGACAGTAATCTTAAAGAAAGCATAATGCAGCAAATAGCTGAAAAATTTCCTAATATAAAAATCAACTCCGTTAAGATCATGGTTGGTGCTGCACTTCTTTCATCCTTCGTTATGGCATCAACACCCTCTGTTGAAGCAAGTACCTCAGAACAGATAGCTCAAACCCAAAGTGCTTATAATTATGATTTAAATTTTTCAATAAATGGCAAGTATCAAACCTTTCAGAATAGAGCAATGATATATAATGATATATCCTATGTCCCCATTTCTGAGTTTGCACAAGCAATAAATGCAAGTTTATGGGCAAATAATACAAGCAATACCGTGGGCATAACCAAAGACAACATAAATATTGCATTTGTAAAAGGTACAACTCTTGCACGAGTAAATGGAATACAAACGCCCATGCCTATATCAGTTGAAATTGGCAATACTACTTATGCTCCCTTAAAATTTTTAGCTGAAAACTTTGGTTATGCGGTAACATATAATAGTTCAACAAGAACTGTAGATATTTCAAATAATAGTTCTCAGTACACTGTATTAGCAGGTGATTCACTCTGGACAATATCCAAGAAATTCGGAATTACCACAGCAAGCCTTAAAAGTGCTAATAACCTTACCAGCGATACACTCCAGATAGGTCAGACCCTTATAATACCTAAATCCTCTGTTGGAACTGTACCAACTCCTACTATTAATTCAACTACTTATACGGTAGTCTCTGGCGATACTCTGTGGAATATTTCTCAAAAGTTCGGTATTTCTGTTAGCACCCTTAAAAGCGCAAATAATCTTACCAGCGATACCATCAAGATAGGTCAGACCCTTTCAATACCTAATTCTTCTAGCAGCACTTCACCAAACCCTACTGTTACTTCAACTACTTATACGGTAGTAGCTGGTGATACACTATGGAGCATTTCTCAAAAGTTCGGTATTTCTGTTAGCACCCTTAAAAGCGCAAATAGTCTTACCAGCGATACCATCAATATTGGACAAATCCTTAAAATTCCAAAAAGCACTGCAGCTCCATCTCCTTCAACATCAAATAATACCTCTTGGCCAGCAGTAACCTATATTGTCCAAAGTGGTGATACAGCTACATCCATATCAAAAAAATTCGGTATATCCATACAGGATTTATTGAAATACAATTACATGGATGCTGATGAATGGTTTGATGCAGGGGATAAAATAGCAATTTCAGGCTATGCACCAAGAGAATATACTGTTACACGTGGGCAATATACATCACCTTCACGAAGAGGAGCACTTGTTGACTGGGTCTTAGAAGGACAATATCTTGTTAAACGCAACGATACCCTTACAATAGTTGATGTGGATACAGGAAAACAGTTTAAAGCTAAAATGATGGGTGGCTACAACCATATGGATATAGAACCACTTACGCCTTCTGATACTGCTGTGATGAAAAGTTTGTTCGGATCTTGGCAATGGTCTCCTAGAGCTGTGGTAATATTTATCGATGGTATGAATATTGCTGCCTCACTATCTGGTATGCCTCATGACGTAGATACTATTAAAAATAATAATGTAACAGGACATTTTGATTTATACATGAAGAATAGCAAATCCCATAGCAGCACAACATCTACAGCTTATATGCAGCAACATTCAAATATGGTTTTG
This region includes:
- a CDS encoding MFS transporter, which gives rise to MYTMYILEIGFTKKEISFAVSIFTISSLIGQNLIGFIADRYKCSKRILVISICIGVSAAVSMALSKQILFINSMIAIWGFFLFGTVPLSDAWFIEVLKKHNRENDYGKIRGLGSIGYALSGVLIGYLLQTLGWGIYFFYIIISTCFLLLSILILTFDKKSNPIRAEADINDTIAQISIKEGLSQILAIKPLRSMILILFSYYFVVKGIYSYLGVLLSDLGGGPLSLGIAYFLEAAPEIISFFLAARLLTRFKSQGLIFISFIIQIIRLTLILIFSNTLVIMLLGMLSGLAYGMQSAAYKTYIYKLAPEKYKISCLSISESIISLSGVISAPIFGAVIIKYGAYSAIAMGLAIDIIVAIIVALNLLRNK
- a CDS encoding LysM peptidoglycan-binding domain-containing protein produces the protein MDLIKSYSLVDSQEGCDLILYFEAGDLDVEFASEFGGLEKDSNLKESIMQQIAEKFPNIKINSVKIMVGAALLSSFVMASTPSVEASTSEQIAQTQSAYNYDLNFSINGKYQTFQNRAMIYNDISYVPISEFAQAINASLWANNTSNTVGITKDNINIAFVKGTTLARVNGIQTPMPISVEIGNTTYAPLKFLAENFGYAVTYNSSTRTVDISNNSSQYTVLAGDSLWTISKKFGITTASLKSANNLTSDTLQIGQTLIIPKSSVGTVPTPTINSTTYTVVSGDTLWNISQKFGISVSTLKSANNLTSDTIKIGQTLSIPNSSSSTSPNPTVTSTTYTVVAGDTLWSISQKFGISVSTLKSANSLTSDTINIGQILKIPKSTAAPSPSTSNNTSWPAVTYIVQSGDTATSISKKFGISIQDLLKYNYMDADEWFDAGDKIAISGYAPREYTVTRGQYTSPSRRGALVDWVLEGQYLVKRNDTLTIVDVDTGKQFKAKMMGGYNHMDIEPLTPSDTAVMKSLFGSWQWSPRAVVIFIDGMNIAASLSGMPHDVDTIKNNNVTGHFDLYMKNSKSHSSTTSTAYMQQHSNMVLKAAGK